TGCCGCAGCCAGCGAGGACAGCCACGAGAAGCAATGTCACCACCGCTCCCCATAACAACCATCGCATGCCACTTACCATCACCAATCACTCCTTGTAAAAATAAAATGATTTAATGACCATGCTTTGCCGGCCCAAACAGAAGGCGCGCAAAGCTTCTGTTGCGACGGAGCGCCAAGCAATAACGATAATCAGCGCCCGATCGTCCCAAGCAAACCCGCCACCACCAAACCTCGGTAGGCAGGTATAATATCCTACCTACTTACTAGGAATTATATCGAGAAATTTAAAAGGTTATTTCCGACCGGATTTAATAACCTATATGCTTACGCCGGACACCGCCAAACAAACAACCGGGTTTGCAAATGCTTATCCTGATATCCTGATATAATGAGCGCGTGCCAAATCCAGGCCCAGAAGACGATATTCAATATGGAAGCCGCTGCGAAGAACCCGAAAGCGTTTCTTCCGGCTTTTCAGGACTGGGCAGCGTGGACAGCTGGCTTGGAGATCCACGGGTTTTGGCTTATCTTGAATGCGCGGATGGAGGCGTAGGAATAACCCTGCATCAGGCCAAGGAAGCGGTCAGAAAAGGCCTGGAAGACGCCAGGAACGGCTCGAATCCCTCAGATTCCGACCTTCGGGATTACGCAACTTCGAAAATCGGCGCGCGGCTTGAAGAATACCGAAATTTGCAGTTAGCGCGCGTAATCAACGCAACGGGAATAATTCTCCATACTAACCTCGGCAGGGCGCCGGTACACGCGGAACTTGCCCGGCTGGCGACCGATATCGCATCAGGGTACGTGAATCTCGAATACGATCTAGCCTCCGGCGCAAGAAGCGGGAGACATGCGGGTTTGAACTCGATGCTTCGATCGCTATCCGGCGCCGAAGATGCATTGGTAGTAAATAACTGCGCTGCCGCACTGTATTTAATCCTCTCGGCGCTTGCAACAACCGGATCCGACAGAAAAGCCGCGTCAGGCTTGGAAGTGATCGTGAGCCGCGGAGAACTCGTGCAGATAGGAGGCGGATTCAGAATTCCTTCCATCCTTGCTGCAAGCGGCGCAGTATTGCGCGAAGTGGGAACCACAAACATAACCACTCAACAGGATTATGCCGAGGCGGTTAACGAGCAAACCGCGATGATTTTGAAGGTTCATCCCTCAAATTTCAAGCAGTATGGATTTACGGAAAGCGTTCCCGCGGCCTCCCTCGTCCCGCTCGCCGCGCGAGCGGGAATTCCGCTGATCGAGGATCTTGGAAGCGCTTCGCTTGCTTCCGAGCGCGATATCGCGCGGGCGGGAATACTCTCCCCGCGCCCCGCGATTAGGGCCGGCGTGGATCTTGTGTGTTTTTCAGGGGACAAAGCACTCGGAGGGCCCCAAGCCGGAATAATTTTGGGCAAAAGCCGCTTCATCGGAAAATTGCGCCGCCACCCCGTTATGCGGACGATGCGAGTGGATAAATGGACCGCCGCGCTGCTTTCAGCCGTTCTTTGGGCTTGCGGAAACAACAGGCTGGACCTGCTTCCCGTGTACGAGATGGCCACGCGTGACCCAAAAACGGACTTGTCCCGCGCAAAAAGAATTGCAAAAAAACTAAACGCAATGGGACTGAGGTGCGATGTGGTGGAACATCCGGCCTCGCTGGGAGGAGGAACTTCGCCCGGGGAATCAATCCCGTCCTACGCCATCTCCCCTTGCGCAAAAGATGTTTCAGCGCTTGAGCTGGCGTCACGGCTGCGAGCGGGGAAGCCGCCGGTGGTCGGAGTAATCAAAGAAGGCAAGTTACTCCTGAATATGAGAACAGTTTTTTTGGAGGACGACAACAAACTTTTTTCAGCCATTGCAGCTCTATTGGCTTGAAAGCAAAAAAAAAACGCCGGCCATAAGGCCGGCGTTTGCCGATTTTCAAAGCGAGCCCGATTACTCCTCGATCACCGGCCTGACAATTACGATTATTTCGGTTTTTTCGCGGGTCCAAGTCTTGGTTTGGAACAATTCACCGAACAGCGGAATCTTGGAAAGCAGCGGAACCCGCTTGAAGCTTTCCCTTTCGTTTTCGGAGATCATTCCGCCAAGTATAAACGTGTCACCGCTCTTGATCCGTACTGTGGTGGTTGCCTGGCGAGTAAGCGTGTCGGGGGCAACCGCGCCTTCCCCGATATCGATGAATCCTAGCAGGGTTGAAACCTGCGGATTCACCTCCATGGTTACTTCGCCGTCACGGTCAACGCGCGGCTTGAAGTTGAGCGTTATACCCACCGTCTTGAACTCGACGGTTGCGGGCGTGAAAGTCGAGCCTTGGCTCTGCGCCGGAGAAGAAATGTAGGGCACTTCCCGGCCCGCAAAGTAAATTGCCTGATTTCCGTCTATCGCCGCCATGTTCGGTTTCGCCAGCACCCTTCCGTCCCCGTCTTCGACAAGGTGATTTAGAGCTACCTGGAAAGAAATCGGATCGCGGACAATTGTTTGGAGCTTGAAGCTTTCAACCTGGCCCGCCACAAGCGAATCGGGAGGAACCGCTTCGCCGAACGTTGTAGTTATCTGGTTGGCTTCGCCCAGCAACTCCAAACCGAGCTTTCGCGAGCCGCTTTCTGTAATTTCGAGTATTTCGGTTTCGAGACGGACCTGCTTGGGCTTTTTGTCCAAGTCGGCGATCACCTGCGCAAT
The sequence above is a segment of the bacterium genome. Coding sequences within it:
- the selA gene encoding L-seryl-tRNA(Sec) selenium transferase gives rise to the protein MPNPGPEDDIQYGSRCEEPESVSSGFSGLGSVDSWLGDPRVLAYLECADGGVGITLHQAKEAVRKGLEDARNGSNPSDSDLRDYATSKIGARLEEYRNLQLARVINATGIILHTNLGRAPVHAELARLATDIASGYVNLEYDLASGARSGRHAGLNSMLRSLSGAEDALVVNNCAAALYLILSALATTGSDRKAASGLEVIVSRGELVQIGGGFRIPSILAASGAVLREVGTTNITTQQDYAEAVNEQTAMILKVHPSNFKQYGFTESVPAASLVPLAARAGIPLIEDLGSASLASERDIARAGILSPRPAIRAGVDLVCFSGDKALGGPQAGIILGKSRFIGKLRRHPVMRTMRVDKWTAALLSAVLWACGNNRLDLLPVYEMATRDPKTDLSRAKRIAKKLNAMGLRCDVVEHPASLGGGTSPGESIPSYAISPCAKDVSALELASRLRAGKPPVVGVIKEGKLLLNMRTVFLEDDNKLFSAIAALLA